The stretch of DNA GATATTATtccctttattttattttttattttgatgaaacatGCTATAAATCCACTTCAGCTTAGGTCATGATATGAAGGTACAATACtatgcatttttctttattttattttatttggttaAACACGCTAAATCCACTCTGGCGTACAGTGGGTCAATATGAAGGTATGATTTTACAGTAatcactttattttatttcatcattattaatttatttttatttcattttatttattcatttttgataaAACATGCTAAATCCACTCCAGTGTAGGTCAAGATATAATGTTGTGTATGTGgttaatttcatttcatttaatccatttattttctatgctgcctaatcctcattagggtcgagggggtcccagctgactttggactggtcgctagccaatcgcaTAGTTTATTTTAGTTTAGTAGGGCACATTTGAACAAGTTTTAATTATGTATTGCTTCCTATGGGATACATATACAGCTTTATTATATTTTGGATTGAGTGGTTTTGTTTAGTTGAGTGCGATGACATGAGCGATCTCCTCCAGATATCTACCAGTGTGGCCCCGCCTCACTCATCGCCATCAGCAGTGGTGAAGTAAAACTCCCCTATGACGTCCCGTTTGTCTTCGCCGAGGTCAACGCCGACTGCACGGACTGGCTTGTGAGTGTGCAGATCCAAGTCGCATGACCTCAGAGTTGGTCACATGATGCCGACTCTGGTACAAATGGAAACAAGTATGAAAAATACACGTAGAAtgtgcacagtgtgtgtgtgtgtgtcaggtgaaAGTGGACGGGACCATGGTTTCCCTCTACTCTGACACCAAGCGAGTTGGTCAGAAAATCTCCACCAAGGCAGTAGGTTCCAACAGGAGGGTGAACATCACCAACGACTACAAGCCTGAAGAGGGTGAGTAGCTGACCCCCCCCCCACGCCACACCAGCGCCTCATGGCTTCACGTGCACTAACACACCGCATCCTCCTCCCAGGGTCCGAGGAGGAAAGGACCATCTTCAGGTACGCCATCAGCAAAGATGACGAGAGCGACGATGAGGGGGAGGCATCCGGGGGCAGCGCGAATGATGGTGATGGCTCAACAGCACCGCCCCCCGTCCCACCGCCAAAGCTGGTCATGCTCTTTGAGGAGGTGCGTCACACGAACAGTTTCTTGGTGGTTCCAAAATAACAGCAGAAGATGGGCTCAGCTTCAGTAGCTTTTCACTGAACTGCTAATTGATGTTTGGACGTGTAAATCCCAGTAGACTACTTGTAGTCCGTAGTccgtgcaggtctacaatccaCAATCTTGTCCCTTAGGttctttgacagctctttggtttTGTCGTCCATTCCAGTCTCATGCAGGTCCCTGAGGTGTTTGACAACTCTTTGGTCTTGTAGTCCGTTCCAGTCTTGCGCAGGTCTACAATGTACAATCCTGTCCCTCAGGtgctttgacagctctttggtcttgtagtccattccagtcttgtgcaggtctaaaCTCCTGTCCCTTAGGTACTTtaacagctctttggtcttgtagTCCGTTCCAGTCATTTGCAGATCTGCAATCCACAAGCCTGTCCCTTAGTTGGTGTGATAGATCTTTGGTCTTGTCGTCCGTTCCAGTCTCgtgtaggtctacaatcttgccCCTGAGGTGTTTGACAACTCTTTGGTCTTGTAGTTCATTcaagtcttgtgcaggtctacaatcttgtccctTAGGTGCTTTAACAGGTCTTTGGTCTTGTAGCTcgttccagtcttgtgcaggtctacaatccaCAATCCTGGCCCTGAAGTGCCCctacagctctttggtcttgtagCTCGttccagtcttgtgtaggtctacaatcCACAATCCTGGTCCTGAAGTGCCCctacagctctttggtcttgtagctcgttccagtcttgtgcaggtctacaatccaCAATCCTGGCCCTGAAGTGCCCCTACAGCTCTTTGGGCTTGTAGACcgttccagtcttgtgcaggtctacaatccaCAATCTTGTTCCTTAAGTGCtgtgacagctctttggtctttggtcttgcccgtgGTGGTGGAAAGGTGTGAATGAAagagagagttttttttttatccacatAATGAGTTGAGAGTTAAGACTGTTTTCTTAATGGGACAGGACTCATTTGTGTGCTGGAtggtaggggatcaaatacttgttTTCCCCACTCTGTCACGGCTCGCCAAACGTACAGGTGTGAAACCCCGGCCCTCGTACCTTAAGAAGAGGAAGTCCACACAGCAAAGAGGGACAACAACGGGGGACATATTTCTGCTGTCGTTTCTCCACAGCTATCCAAGCCGCAGTACGGTAAGGATGTGCAGCTGAAGCTGGTGCTGAGCAGCGACAGCAGAGTGGCCAGGCAGATGTCGGCCTACATCAGGGTGGAGGGGCTGAGGTACACTGGAACCGTGGTGCTCACCATCCACACTGAGAACAAGGAGGTGACGCTGCAGCCTGGCAAAGGTAACGCTTGATTTTAGGACGCAAACAGTGCACACAgtgtacttattgaagtgtactcaTGAAGTACGTATGCCATTTGAGCCCGAGTGTTCAGTGCTgtgcactcaccattttgagtgcaacatcctgGTACTGACAGTGTACTGCGTGTTGCCATACTACTCAGTGTGTCaacacacttatgcactcaaaagagtAAGTGTACCTAGTgcaccaattgagacacagcaagAGATTCTGATTCACACTTCTCATGAGGAGGTGGACTGACAGACAAGGCTGACGTGTCCTCCTGCATTCCCTGCAGAGCTGTCCATCCCCATCGTGATCCCTTTCGAGGCCTACTACAAGCACATGCACGTGTGCGACAGCTTGAAGGTGTCGGCCATTGTGACAGACAAGCAACATCCTGACAAAACCTACCTGGCGGAGGACAACGTCTTGCTGCAGGACCTCCCCGTCTCTGTGTCGGTTTGTAGAGCCAAATCAGCCCGCCAATGTTACAACAACTGCGAGGACTTTGTGAGGGAATGCTCCAATAAACGTTGAAAGTGTGCGTTCCAGGTTGCTGGTTTTGTCAGACAGTACCAAGAGGCGTCTGGGGAAGTGGTTTTCATGAACTCCACCTCCGTGGAGCTGACGGGCTTGACGCTTACCCTGTCTGGTAGCGGCCTCATGAGGAATGAGGTGAAATACAGGTCAGAACATTTTGCTGCAGATCCAAAGAAAGGAGGACATTCCTTATTAAAAAgataagcaggggtgtccaaacattttcgctttgaattttgcggcctcactctatcgtggttttcaaaaatatataaataaatgaatcatgctgttttgttgtggaGTACATTGTGGttgaataatatatattaagcaaaaaatatgaatttttaagcaaattttaaatagttttggactaaattaaacatttccaagaataaaaatggctaaatgaagtaaaatacaactataaggcattcagaagacgcattgaaaaaCGTTGtgatcatatgtagtattctacaaggggcccctaggtgtcagtaatgttactgcaatgttgggtgagacacacaagcaccagacttgatcaccggaacaacaggcttttattgcaggtttgaatgagctcacgacaggcacaataatcccaaacacgagctactgttgcggtcgtaccccacgccaagctaaaactcaactctgaacccccaacgtcacttcctgttcacccCACTCCGCTCcccagcaccggaacacatttacagcaacacacacgagcacaagtcttattttctcttcttatgtccactatattgggtaatacggatGTTATTTCGTGTCGaaagagctctaataatgttaaaaatcacatttagtAAGTCGTAaccaggttttctgtgctttaaagtacaaaaatattccatcgataaacgaggaatcccctactttgtggaaattcacaaaggtgtggaaccaattaagcgcgataaacgagagatgattgtagtgtaatatgtaataatgtatctcattaataatgaatttattttattttatcgagccgcactttggacacccctgatttagcaCTTCTGGAATTGTGTCTGACTATCACTCATTGTGGCGATATGAAATGAAGCATAAAGTTATGAGTCAAAAGCTTTAAATCTCGACTTTTTCCTTCCCCTCAGCCTTCCCGATTTGTCTCCCAGCAACCGCATCCGCGTCAAGTTCGCCTTTGTCCCCTACCGGGCTGGAGAGAAGACGCTGGTGGCCGACATTCACGCTTCCGTTTTTAAAGATTTCAAGGGCTACCGCACCGTCACTGTTAGtcgtttttagattttttttttttttttaaatcaactggTGCTTTATCTCCAAAAGAGGCGTGATGTGTACAGCTGGATTGCAACACGGTGCTTTGAGAGAAGAATCTGTCCTGCTTTGGCATGCGGTTTAACCATGTTGAACACTGCTGGGCTTAAAGTTTACTTACATACACAAACCACATAATACCTAAAccacatgtactgtgacacttACATACAGACCCtctccaaaaaattagaatgccatggaaaagttgtttaatttccataattccattcaaaatgttaaactttcatagattatagattcagggctcacaatttaaacgatttcaagtgtttatttgtttatttttacataatttgggcttccagctcattaaacccacaaaaacaggaattcaaaaaatttgaatactgtgaagaaatcagcccaaattttgcagggcatgactGTTTTAAgatgagtgtcacacactaatcatctactaaactcaaatcacctgcacaggctcccccaggtgtcattaaattgcttcagtttggttcaattgtctcagttgggttcaatatggggaagactgcagacatgacaactggccagaagaccatcattgataccctccataggatgggtaagccacaaacgttcatagctaaggaggctggttgttcacagagtgctgtgtccaagcatatcaatggaaagtctagaggaagggcaaaatgtggcaggagaagatgcaccagcaaaagagatgaccgtgggcttcagcggattatcaaacagggaagattcaagaatctgccagagatccagaaagagtggaatgaggcgggagtcacagtttcaaaaaccaccacattcagacgcatccgggagatgggctacaactgtcgggtttctcgggtcaagccacttctgaacctgagccaacgtaggaagcgtctccactgggccaaggagaagaaggactggactgttggccagtggtccaaggtcctcttttccgatgaaagtaaagtgtgcctttcatttgggaatcacggtccaagggtttggaggaagacgggtgaggaacagaacccaagctgcctgaggtccagtgtgaaatatccacagtccgtcatgatttggggtgcaatgtccggtgcaggtgttggtaaactctgctttcttaaatccaaggtcaccgcaacagtctaccataATGTTtcagaggacttcatgattccttctgctgaggatctgtatggagatgcagatttcatcttccagcaggacctggcccctgcccataccgccagaagcaccaaaacatggtttgatgcccatgccatcacagtgcttgactggccagccaactcaccggacctaaaccccattgagaatctatggggtattctcaagaggaaaatgaggggcaccagacccaacaacaaagaagagctgacggcaagcatcaaggaaatctgggcttccataactcccaggcaatgccacaggctgattgcttcaatgccacgtggcatcgaggcagtgattaaggcaaagggattcccaaccaagtattgaagattgacatatcgttttgaaagtaccatattttgattgatttgatgtgatcctaatttctttgttttttttcctgcaaaaactgagacgtaaatggtgatttcatcacagtattctaattttttgaattcctgttttcgtgggttttatgagctggaagcccaaattacgtaaaaataaacaaacacttgaaatcgtttaaattgtgagccctgaatctataatctatgaaagtttaactttttgaatggaattatggaaattaaacaacttttccatgacattctaattttttggaaagggtctgtacaaaGTAATGCTTGCACGAATAAAACATTTCCTACAAGTCCTTTTGGTGTTTCCACAATGATTCATCCATTTGTGTCAAATATgaggagatgaataaagtgtatgtacatttgacaagaaaacCATGTcaggaggataagcggcatagaaaacggcaGGAGATGCTTCTCCACTCTAGTCCTGCGGGTGGTGGTAATGTGCGTTATAAAATGGCTGCCTAAAAAATGCCAAATGAATAACAAAAGTGctttttattaatgaatactGTTGTACTATTTACATCGTAGTAGTGCCATTAAATATGAGAGGGAGCTAACTCATCAGAACGTGTCTACATCCgatcggcctatttttcggcagtcatgCTTGTCATGTGTAATGTACGCCATCCGTACGTCatcccacccccccacaccccaaaATGTTAAGAtttgcaaaattacaacataatcaatcttttttttttttttatatcatatccatggtgcaagtggataattTGTAAGCCCTTTTTTCCTGGTTTCATATTAAGTTTTTTTcagcactgaaaaaatacagacaaaagcatttgctaggaaaatatgtttggatggatggtatttctccgtttagaaaaaaaactccagcTGAATCCTCTACagtaatccatcattgcactctgcttttggttgtttacaatcaaatataactgcattttatgtgttttattctgtttatttactgtttgttttacttaactggatatgacgtttataataatcactaataaaacaacacccctaatattttacatatatgaagtatggttattgaccatttatattatttttttatattattgacattatacattatttatacatttaaaaaataactaccacaCCACGTGATgttgcagaagcgctgtcgtaaaaatttgctaaaggaggaagtgacatagGACTTGCGCATGCATAGAACCGATTGTGTTTCCGGGACGGATTGCGCAGTGACCACTGAACTCTAAACTACGTGGaaggggcgtccctgctgaccgcatgaagccactgtcggccatcttgcttcacccagaaaagcacacacgcatacacatacatgtatcttcattcactacacttattatggttcggtataaaaattaacacgaattaacaaaaattccattgaaacagagtaaatttactagacccaaatctcaaaatttccctccagtttaagttttttcctacgtctatggtgtgaaattacaatgcataacaactcaatttcagtgttcacaaggtatttgttatgataaggatctacgtagtatcaaagttaaatgctagcatacctttagaagatgatcaggaaagtcaaatattgttggaactgcattttgtcgtaatctaacagtctggccagtcctgtcgaagttctcctcggtgaaatgacttgaacagagttgcgatctggctgcaggaatccacctgtctctccgcatatttactacccatggctttagaagttgagcactgcagtgtggaaatctaaaggagaataagggctcatttacaactacttagatgaaaagatgcttacagatctaaagtatctatttttttttaaactattttgtattatttataagcatttacctacctgtgaaatgtaagtcccttctcgcgattttcacgaatatcacgatttgtgcaattaacagcagcacaagacggcatctcgaactcctcttagttcttaggctttcttgttttgggtgaaacaacatggcgacttctacaCTTCCGGTGGCGTCAGGCCTCCAACCACTGAGTTGTACTAATAAGTCTGGATacaccatacgtcgcacgcgcccgtgcaagccgttgaagccacagagaggccatcttaccactcacatctcgtacatagcagactacattggcacagcacatagtgtacaaagcagatgaagaggatcgcagaacatctatattttacattaaaaagcgggaagattctcccattccttcaagtaacgcaaccttcgtcccttaaaaatgatttgatacgttattctctatctattggctatattaaatgtacttttccccttccagttctcattgcctttgggacaaaagagagaaagagattttcattttaactgcatatcccatcacttttttccattaaaatccatggtcataatcctctacttttttttcttactttcatacaattcactatgctctcgtctgtacaaaatatgaatcataaaagagagtgactttggacaagttttaaaatcatttaacattttgtgttatgaaatagaaataacctcttttctgatatagaaatatattttaacaaaaaacacaggaataatatgtaataatatataaacattgtctccatatgggggttcattttaaattcgggtaaacaaaaaaaacgtatttttttatatttgtaagcaaccgcaaattatttagtagtctagtcgcggttgtttgtttacatatcccccacagccccctatgtaaagccgttatcgacagaatttttaaaaatgatcatacccgagtccttatgactaagctcaagcacacctgcatttagtgtgagtgggtaacaaactaacaacagacttaacaactcactagttctcacataagtcaatgtccgagaagtgtttcttgtgagtggtaatatggcggccgcgtggcttcacaagtcgtTGACCAATGGTGTATCCAGACTTATTAGTACAGATTAGTGCCTCCAACccgcagcaagcgatcggggccattccacgtatagagttcagtggcaGTGACACACACGCTCTGTGACAAGTGATTCTAGTGATTCGAGTACCCCTTTCACAAGTTGTTCAACATGTGCGAGTTTCTGCACATGGACTCTGTGACGGGTGACTCGAGTGAATCAAGTACCCGATTCACGAAAGTATGTGACTAAATagaactcgagtcagtaaaCGGAATTGAATTTCCCATCACTATCCTGCACTGCGCCTGATGGTGTGTCTCGCGTGCCTCTTTACAGCCAGGTGAGAGCGCTGTTCTGCCAGTGGCAGTGCAGTTAGTTTATTTAAAGATAAATCTGCATGATAATATTTACTATGTGGTACTCCGtggtaatatttttacttcagcAATTGTCCTGAGCAAAGTCAAACCGGGAATGTACGATACTTTTCTTAATTTTCAGCTTCCGGTACAATAATTTGTCATTTCCCGCCTGGCAACGCTGCTGCTGGAGACATCTGGTATTTCCAGGGGAACCTGAACGCCGCGTGACGCCGAGCTGGGATCACCAAGCTACTGGCTTCCAGAAACGTCCACACTTGTCCCGCATTTAGAGACTCCTACACGGGCAGAAGACTGACAGGTACCCGGAAGGAACGTAAAGCTCATCCTCGGTAATGTCTGTGTTGCTTGCGGTAGCTCTAATTAAAGAGTTTTAAGACGTTGCTCACGAACTTGTGCCGCCAAGCTTCTTCTTCGCGTCCCAAAGCCGGTAAGTAACCAGACACCCCTCCTTCCACGATGCACTGTGATAGCCTGCTATAGCATAGACTattagcatagcatgctagcttaGCTCTTATGAAGAAACCACCGGTCAGTGCTAGGATGGCATAGCAGCTGTGCTATCTTTCCCCTTACTGCTCGTTTAATTTAGACATTGAATATCGTtagtataatatttttaaagccAAAACGAGTACTGATAAATCACTTCCTTTAATTTTGTTCCTTAATTGGTAGTTTCATTCGTTCTCCACGTCAGTCAGCGTTGGAGGAAATGGAAACACTTTATTCAGTTGGAAACCTCTGGAACGTTCATGGTGGTTTTTGTCATCTGTTATAACAAAACTCATTGCAAGTTTTTGTGTGGCCCGGCACTGACATGTTTAAACTGACTCTCTATTTCTCAGAAAACGGCGCAATGACCCAGAAAACGAAAGTGAAGTGTTGGCTGGAGCTGAAACAAGCCGGCAATGACCGCTTCAAGGCGGGCCAGTATGGAGAAGCCACTCACTTCTACAGCCAAGCCATCAACCAGCTGAAAAAGGACAGTCAGTAGCCTTTATTCTCATCTACAGCACAATATATGAGCTTCCACTGTATTAGCTAGAAGCCACTAAGATGGAAACTTTTGTCCTGGTCGCTtaccatgttttgaattgttgctaggcagattttGCAGGGCAGGGTCATGATGAAAATTAGCATATGATGGCCACGCCCACTTGTGGGAAGGAAGTCAAGTCACACGCTCCAAAAGCACTAAAACCTTAGGTATAGGCGGGTATAGCTAAGGACTTCATGATATCATACGTATCACAGTACTTGAGTCACAATACAGTATTGCGATATTGTCATTTTGGCAATATACTGCGGTATTCTACAGTTCACAGAGAAATTTAAAATGCAGCTTAAAATACAAGTTGTATACATCACATGACACTGATGACACTCATTGGAaaaattcagtaaaaaaaattctaaatatcAATTTCAAATTTATTGCAGAAAAAGTGTTATTGatattaaaattgtaaaaatctgCATTATATTGGAAGGAAAAGTATCGCGGTATATTGCTAAAATTTTTTCCCCATCCCTAATAAAGCTCATactcattaatttattatttttgcaatgGAGCCTCTACTTTTTATTGACTAGAAAATACATTGATTTTGACTGTCTCAATTCGCGCACTTCGGTACTTGTAAGTATACTTAGAAGTGCACTgatggaagtattccatttcaTACACAACCATACTTTATTCGTCCTGTGAGGATGGAAAGGAAGGGTacagtgccatctagtggtgtTTCGTGTTACAGCATGGTTATTAAGTGCTGACTGAACGGGTTTCTCCAAAGGTCCAAAGAACGTGGAGGATCTGAGTGTCTTGCACTCCAACCGCGCCGCCAGCTACCTCAAAGACGGAAACTGCGCAGAATGCTTGAAAGACTGCAATGTGTAAGTATTTGTCGTGCACGTTGATGTGTCACATGACAGCATGGCGACACACCTGCTGCCATCTCAGGTCACTGGAGTTGGTCCCGTTCAACATCAAGTCTCTGCTCCGCCGGGCTGCCGCCTGCGAAGCGCAGGAGCGCTACAGGCGGGCGTACGTCGACTACAAGACTGCCCTGCAGATTGACGCCAACATAGCCGCCGCCCATGACGGCACTAACAGGTAAGCCGCCCGCGAAACCCGCTTCTCGTGACATTTGAGCTCCAACTGACCGGCGGACGTCTTTTCAATCAGGATGAGCAAAGCTCTGGCGGAGGCTGATGGTCCCACGTGGCGAGAGAAGCTTCCTCCCATCCCCACCGTCCCCCTGGCGGTCCGAGAGAAGATGGGCCGGCGGTGCGCCGCCACGTCGCAGCAGAACGGCGCCACACAAAGCCACAAACCTGGTGAGGTCACAGCCAGAGGAATAATGCATTCTGACTAAAAGTCAAAAAGTGGAAGCGTGGATGAGAAAAGTATTGAAATGATTTTAATGAATGAGTTTAACGCTTAACCCTCCCATCAGCCCCCAGTGAGGAGGATGTGCGGCGAGGACGTGCCCTCAAGGAGGACGGCAACGCCCTCGTCAAGAGAGGAGAACACGCCAAGGCCGTGGACAAGTACACGCAGAGCCTCCGACACGACCCCGCCCAGGCCGCCACCTTCACCAACCGGTG from Dunckerocampus dactyliophorus isolate RoL2022-P2 chromosome 8, RoL_Ddac_1.1, whole genome shotgun sequence encodes:
- the tomm34 gene encoding mitochondrial import receptor subunit TOM34 isoform X1, which gives rise to METLYSVGNLWNVHENGAMTQKTKVKCWLELKQAGNDRFKAGQYGEATHFYSQAINQLKKDSPKNVEDLSVLHSNRAASYLKDGNCAECLKDCNVSLELVPFNIKSLLRRAAACEAQERYRRAYVDYKTALQIDANIAAAHDGTNRMSKALAEADGPTWREKLPPIPTVPLAVREKMGRRCAATSQQNGATQSHKPAPSEEDVRRGRALKEDGNALVKRGEHAKAVDKYTQSLRHDPAQAATFTNRALCYLSLRQFHDAIRDCDEALNIDGANVKALYRRAQAHKELKDMKACMDDLRKLLEVEPTNTAGIKLLRELQKK
- the tomm34 gene encoding mitochondrial import receptor subunit TOM34 isoform X2, which encodes MTQKTKVKCWLELKQAGNDRFKAGQYGEATHFYSQAINQLKKDSPKNVEDLSVLHSNRAASYLKDGNCAECLKDCNVSLELVPFNIKSLLRRAAACEAQERYRRAYVDYKTALQIDANIAAAHDGTNRMSKALAEADGPTWREKLPPIPTVPLAVREKMGRRCAATSQQNGATQSHKPAPSEEDVRRGRALKEDGNALVKRGEHAKAVDKYTQSLRHDPAQAATFTNRALCYLSLRQFHDAIRDCDEALNIDGANVKALYRRAQAHKELKDMKACMDDLRKLLEVEPTNTAGIKLLRELQKK